From a region of the Geothrix sp. 21YS21S-2 genome:
- a CDS encoding pitrilysin family protein: MAVSKVLVSALAAVLASSLPAQQLPIVERTLANGMRLVMVERHDQPTIAFGWMARVGSANERPGITGLAHLFEHMMFKGSKTLGTRDARRDAELNDLQDRVQARMRAEMSLLREQQRRGAIPDMMDPRARTPRLAKLIEEYEALVREQRALVVKDEMDQIYTQAGATGINASTSQDRTFYIVGLPSNKLELWMWIESDRIANPVFREFYSERDVILEERRQTLESRPGGLVGEAFNAMTWMAHPYTWEVIGWPSDIAQVTREQANEFFATYYAPGNLTAVLVGDFDAEKAAAMAERYLGRIPAGRNPVPEVTTLEPPQPAEQRMIADVETTPSIQVEYKTVSAVHRDAAAFAALGGILGGAQVYGGRPGPGSARVPTGRLHKALVLERKVATGASAAFHGEKYGGTFALRATPGPGHTPEELEPLLHAEVERIARDGVTPGELQRFKNATQVGFYTRLETNSGIRETLAQALAVGTVQDFQEAPGRIQAVTVEDVQRVARQYLTPNARNVLITHRKAGDARPRTQNAEVK; the protein is encoded by the coding sequence ATGGCCGTCTCCAAGGTCCTTGTCAGCGCGCTGGCCGCGGTCCTAGCCAGCTCCCTCCCCGCCCAGCAGCTGCCCATCGTGGAGCGGACCCTCGCCAACGGCATGCGACTGGTGATGGTCGAGCGCCACGATCAGCCCACCATCGCCTTCGGCTGGATGGCCCGCGTGGGCTCCGCCAACGAGCGCCCCGGCATCACGGGCCTGGCCCACCTGTTCGAGCACATGATGTTCAAGGGGTCGAAGACGCTGGGCACCCGCGACGCCAGGCGGGACGCGGAGCTCAACGACCTCCAGGACCGGGTGCAGGCGCGGATGCGCGCCGAGATGAGCCTGCTGCGCGAGCAGCAGCGGCGCGGCGCCATCCCCGACATGATGGATCCGCGGGCCCGCACGCCCCGGCTGGCCAAGCTGATCGAGGAGTACGAGGCGCTGGTCCGGGAGCAGCGCGCCCTGGTGGTCAAGGACGAGATGGACCAGATCTACACCCAGGCCGGCGCCACCGGCATCAACGCCAGCACCAGCCAGGACCGCACCTTCTACATCGTGGGGCTCCCCTCCAACAAGCTGGAGTTGTGGATGTGGATCGAGTCCGACCGCATCGCCAACCCCGTGTTCCGGGAGTTCTACAGCGAGCGGGACGTGATCCTCGAGGAGCGCCGCCAGACCCTGGAGAGCCGCCCCGGCGGCCTCGTCGGCGAGGCCTTCAACGCCATGACCTGGATGGCCCACCCCTACACCTGGGAGGTCATCGGCTGGCCCAGCGACATCGCCCAGGTGACCCGGGAGCAGGCCAACGAGTTCTTCGCCACCTACTACGCCCCCGGCAACCTCACCGCCGTGCTGGTGGGGGACTTCGACGCGGAGAAGGCCGCGGCCATGGCCGAGCGGTACCTGGGCCGCATTCCCGCGGGCCGGAACCCGGTCCCCGAGGTCACCACCCTCGAGCCGCCCCAGCCCGCCGAGCAGCGCATGATCGCCGACGTGGAGACGACCCCCTCCATCCAGGTGGAGTACAAGACCGTCTCCGCCGTGCACCGGGACGCCGCGGCCTTCGCCGCACTGGGCGGGATCCTGGGCGGCGCGCAGGTGTACGGCGGACGCCCCGGCCCGGGCTCCGCCCGGGTCCCCACCGGCCGCCTCCACAAGGCCCTGGTGCTGGAACGCAAGGTCGCCACCGGCGCCAGCGCCGCCTTCCACGGGGAGAAGTACGGCGGCACCTTCGCCCTGCGGGCCACCCCCGGCCCCGGCCACACACCTGAGGAACTGGAGCCCCTGCTCCACGCCGAGGTCGAGCGCATCGCCCGGGACGGCGTCACGCCCGGCGAGCTGCAGCGCTTCAAGAACGCGACCCAGGTGGGCTTCTACACGCGCCTGGAGACCAACTCCGGCATCCGGGAGACCCTGGCCCAGGCGCTCGCCGTGGGCACGGTGCAGGACTTCCAGGAGGCCCCCGGCCGCATCCAGGCCGTCACCGTCGAGGACGTGCAGCGTGTGGCCAGGCAGTACCTCACCCCCAACGCCCGCAACGTGCTGATCACCCACCGCAAGGCGGGCGACGCCAGGCCCCGGACCCAGAACGCGGAGGTGAAGTGA
- a CDS encoding pitrilysin family protein has product MNARIALALVTATALSAQAIPSRPEKLEFAPIVFRTPLARELKARLRNGIPVYLAPAGREGTPLVRVSVAWRGGAYLDPRGREGLAKLFGSQLVQGGSAALEAAQLEDRLEAMAATLTSACGETTGSLSLQVLDKDLDAGLELLLQSLTAPAFAQDRLDLAKRQARQAVSRRNDAVTSIASYQFNFLLHGEDHFASREPTSASLDALTREDLKAFHTRVLDPANLVVTVSGSFERKAMLARLDRALGALKPGPGAAAKVPPSTFARKPGIYFTAKDAPQAMVTWAMPGLRRSDPDWHAAYVMNQLLGGPGFTSRLMKTIRSNEGLTYGVYSSLGPGPYWRGDIVGRMQTKNRSVAYALRLALAEMHKLKETAAPVDELKVIQQGIIESFPSQWPGRQAIVTRFAEEALQGWPEDWWADFREKIQAVTPADVQRCARKYLDLDRLVVLVVGKAGEVLPGDPDHPGALRDVAPLPFTELPLRDPQTLQPR; this is encoded by the coding sequence ATGAACGCCCGGATCGCCCTGGCCCTCGTGACGGCGACCGCCCTGTCGGCGCAGGCCATCCCCTCCCGCCCCGAGAAGCTGGAGTTCGCCCCCATCGTCTTCCGCACGCCCCTGGCCAGGGAACTCAAGGCCAGGCTGAGGAACGGCATCCCCGTCTACCTGGCCCCCGCCGGCAGGGAGGGCACGCCCCTGGTGCGGGTCTCCGTGGCCTGGCGGGGCGGCGCGTACCTGGATCCCCGGGGCCGGGAGGGCCTGGCCAAGCTCTTCGGATCCCAGCTCGTGCAGGGCGGGAGCGCCGCGCTGGAGGCCGCGCAGCTCGAGGACCGCCTGGAGGCCATGGCCGCCACCCTCACCTCCGCCTGCGGAGAGACCACCGGCAGCCTCTCCCTCCAGGTGCTCGACAAGGACCTGGACGCCGGCCTGGAGCTCCTCCTGCAGTCCCTCACCGCCCCCGCCTTCGCCCAGGACCGCCTGGACCTGGCCAAGCGCCAGGCCCGCCAGGCCGTGAGCCGGCGCAACGACGCCGTCACCTCCATCGCCTCCTACCAGTTCAACTTCCTCCTGCACGGGGAGGACCACTTCGCCTCCCGGGAGCCCACCTCCGCGAGCCTGGACGCCCTCACCCGGGAGGACCTCAAGGCCTTCCACACCCGTGTCCTGGACCCCGCGAACCTGGTGGTGACCGTGTCGGGATCCTTCGAGCGCAAGGCGATGCTGGCCAGGCTGGACCGCGCCCTGGGCGCCCTGAAGCCGGGTCCCGGGGCGGCCGCCAAGGTCCCGCCCTCCACCTTCGCCCGCAAGCCCGGCATCTATTTCACCGCCAAGGACGCGCCCCAGGCCATGGTCACCTGGGCCATGCCCGGCCTGCGCCGCAGCGACCCGGACTGGCACGCCGCCTACGTCATGAACCAGCTCCTGGGAGGCCCCGGCTTCACCAGCCGCCTCATGAAGACCATCCGCTCCAACGAGGGCCTGACCTACGGCGTCTATTCGAGCCTGGGCCCGGGCCCCTACTGGCGCGGAGACATCGTGGGCCGCATGCAGACCAAGAACCGCTCCGTGGCCTACGCCCTGCGCCTGGCCCTGGCGGAGATGCATAAGCTCAAGGAGACGGCGGCCCCCGTTGACGAACTCAAGGTCATCCAGCAGGGCATCATCGAATCCTTCCCCAGCCAGTGGCCCGGACGGCAGGCCATCGTCACCCGGTTCGCCGAGGAGGCCCTGCAGGGCTGGCCCGAGGACTGGTGGGCGGACTTCCGGGAGAAGATCCAGGCCGTGACCCCCGCCGACGTGCAGCGCTGCGCCCGGAAGTACCTCGACCTGGACCGGCTCGTGGTCCTGGTGGTGGGCAAGGCCGGCGAGGTCCTGCCCGGGGACCCCGACCATCCCGGCGCCCTGCGCGACGTGGCGCCGCTCCCCTTCACCGAGCTCCCGCTGCGGGACCCCCAGACCCTTCAGCCCAGGTAG
- a CDS encoding type IV pilus twitching motility protein PilT — MSQPGQDLNKLVAELNQGLESPDLELRREEAGPSPELDAMLRQARSRGASDLLLVAGAPVAFRVDGRMERDPGAALEGDQIRRLLVPLLTSPQQKELERNRSVDFCFTWKGTGRFRVNVHYQRGTVAGSLRLLPLKVPTLQSLNLPPGLRRLAEGRQGLVLVTGATGSGKSSTLAALLDIVNAERQDHIVTIEDPVEYVHPSRKSIVEHIEVGPDAPDFASSIRSIVRQSPDVILVGEMRDPETIQTVLTAAETGHLVFSTLHTNDASQAVSRILDSFPMSNQPQIRQQLSLALSAIVAQQLVPSRTGAMMPALEILHATHAVRNTIRKGDDHQLYTLISTGRADGMTTMEQSLAEMAKAGRISEETALARCFRPSEIRRYLG, encoded by the coding sequence ATGTCCCAGCCCGGTCAGGATCTCAACAAGCTCGTGGCCGAGCTCAACCAGGGCCTGGAGTCCCCGGACCTGGAGCTGCGGCGCGAGGAGGCCGGGCCCTCGCCGGAGCTGGACGCCATGCTGCGGCAGGCCCGCTCCCGCGGGGCTTCGGACCTGCTGCTGGTGGCGGGGGCGCCGGTGGCGTTCCGCGTGGACGGGCGGATGGAGCGGGACCCGGGCGCGGCGCTGGAGGGGGACCAGATCCGGCGCCTCCTGGTGCCGCTGCTCACTTCCCCGCAGCAGAAGGAGCTGGAACGGAACCGGTCCGTGGACTTCTGCTTCACCTGGAAGGGCACCGGGAGGTTCCGGGTGAACGTCCACTACCAGCGGGGGACGGTGGCGGGGAGCCTGCGGCTGCTGCCCCTGAAGGTCCCGACCCTCCAGTCCCTGAACCTCCCGCCGGGGCTGCGGAGGCTGGCCGAGGGCCGCCAGGGGCTGGTGCTGGTCACCGGCGCCACCGGCTCGGGCAAGAGCTCGACCCTCGCCGCGCTCCTGGACATCGTCAACGCCGAGCGCCAGGACCACATCGTGACCATCGAGGACCCGGTGGAATACGTGCACCCCAGCCGGAAGTCCATCGTGGAGCACATCGAGGTCGGCCCGGACGCGCCGGACTTCGCCTCGTCCATCCGCAGCATCGTGCGCCAGAGCCCGGACGTGATCCTGGTGGGCGAGATGCGGGACCCGGAAACCATCCAGACCGTCCTCACCGCGGCCGAGACCGGGCACCTGGTGTTCTCCACCCTCCACACCAACGACGCCTCCCAGGCGGTGAGCCGCATCCTGGACTCCTTCCCCATGAGCAACCAGCCCCAGATCCGCCAGCAGCTCTCCCTCGCCCTCTCGGCCATCGTGGCCCAGCAGCTGGTACCCTCGCGCACCGGGGCCATGATGCCCGCCCTGGAGATCCTCCACGCCACCCACGCCGTGCGCAACACCATCCGCAAGGGCGATGACCACCAGCTCTACACCCTGATCTCCACGGGGCGCGCCGACGGCATGACCACGATGGAGCAGAGCCTGGCCGAGATGGCCAAGGCCGGGCGCATCTCGGAGGAGACGGCGCTGGCCCGCTGCTTCCGGCCTTCCGAGATCAGGCGCTACCTGGGCTGA
- a CDS encoding YhcG family protein — protein sequence MKNPPTPRSTADSGIATAQHFSPILDLIRQSRRRALQAVNAALVDLHWGIGRYLSGKIRADGWGKTTVAALADWLLHREPGLRGFSASNLWRMRQFYETYAEDEKLAALLRELSWTHNLIVFSKCKSIEEKGFYLNMAVREHWGTRELERQIQGALFERVLATGPNLSPPLRELRPEAAAIFKDSYLVDFLDLPENHSEKDLQRGLVQHLKDFLLELGRDFCFVGSDYLLQVGGVDFRLDLLCFHRGLQALVAFELKIGGFEPGHLGQLSFYLEALDRDHRKPHEAPSIGVLLCKDRNADVVEYSLSRTLSPALIADYQTQLPDKGLLRAKLEEFYELAAREALDQLHDSRS from the coding sequence ATGAAGAACCCGCCGACTCCCCGATCCACCGCCGATTCCGGCATCGCCACCGCCCAGCACTTCAGCCCCATCCTCGACCTCATCCGGCAGTCGCGCAGGCGCGCCCTCCAGGCGGTCAACGCGGCCCTGGTGGACCTCCATTGGGGGATTGGGCGGTACCTCAGCGGGAAGATCCGCGCCGATGGGTGGGGGAAAACCACCGTGGCCGCCCTCGCGGATTGGCTCCTCCACCGGGAACCCGGGCTCCGCGGGTTTTCGGCCTCGAATCTGTGGAGGATGCGGCAATTCTACGAGACCTATGCGGAGGATGAGAAACTCGCGGCACTGCTGCGAGAATTGTCGTGGACACACAATCTGATTGTTTTCAGCAAGTGCAAATCCATTGAAGAAAAGGGGTTCTACCTCAATATGGCAGTGAGGGAGCACTGGGGCACCCGTGAACTGGAACGCCAAATCCAGGGCGCCCTGTTCGAGAGGGTCCTTGCAACCGGTCCCAATCTCTCACCTCCGCTGCGAGAACTTCGCCCCGAAGCGGCCGCCATCTTCAAGGACAGCTATCTGGTGGATTTCCTGGACCTCCCGGAAAACCACTCCGAGAAGGACCTGCAGCGGGGCCTCGTTCAGCATCTCAAGGACTTCCTCCTGGAACTGGGCCGGGACTTCTGTTTCGTGGGCAGCGACTACCTCCTCCAGGTGGGTGGCGTCGACTTCCGCCTCGACCTCCTGTGCTTCCACCGGGGTCTTCAGGCCCTGGTGGCCTTCGAACTGAAGATCGGCGGGTTCGAGCCGGGCCACCTCGGGCAGCTCTCCTTCTACCTGGAGGCCCTCGACCGGGACCACCGCAAGCCCCACGAGGCTCCCAGCATCGGCGTGCTCCTTTGCAAGGACCGGAATGCCGACGTGGTGGAATATTCCCTCAGCCGCACCCTCAGCCCGGCCCTCATAGCGGACTACCAGACCCAGCTTCCGGACAAGGGCCTCCTCCGCGCCAAGCTGGAGGAGTTCTATGAATTGGCCGCCCGGGAGGCCTTGGATCAGCTTCACGATTCCAGGTCTTGA
- a CDS encoding (Fe-S)-binding protein — protein sequence MQPERVYFYGTCLVDLFYPEAGMAGIRLLRRAGVEVLFPEGQTCCGQPAFNCGYREEARAVARGQVALFPLDIPVVLPSGSCAGMMRNHYPELFHGEPDEARVRAFSGRVFELTQFLVDVLDVRLEDLGEPVKVTWHSSCHALRDLGLEGQPQSLLGQLANVELAPLGRERECCGFGGTFAVRHPEISGSMACDKADDAVATGASRVLSTDGGCLLNVQGALEAKGEALRVQHIAEFLWERTHAR from the coding sequence ATGCAGCCCGAGCGCGTGTACTTCTACGGCACCTGTCTGGTGGACCTGTTCTATCCGGAAGCGGGCATGGCCGGGATCCGGCTGCTGCGCCGCGCGGGCGTGGAGGTGCTGTTCCCGGAGGGGCAGACCTGCTGCGGGCAGCCGGCCTTCAACTGCGGCTACCGGGAGGAGGCGCGGGCGGTGGCCCGGGGCCAGGTGGCCCTCTTCCCCCTGGACATCCCCGTCGTGCTCCCTTCCGGAAGCTGCGCGGGCATGATGCGGAACCACTACCCGGAGCTCTTCCACGGCGAGCCCGACGAGGCCCGGGTCCGGGCCTTCAGCGGGCGCGTCTTCGAGCTCACGCAGTTCCTGGTGGATGTTCTGGACGTCCGGCTCGAGGACCTCGGGGAGCCGGTGAAGGTCACCTGGCACAGCTCCTGCCACGCCCTGCGGGACCTGGGCCTCGAGGGCCAGCCCCAGTCCCTTCTCGGCCAGCTGGCCAACGTGGAGCTGGCGCCCCTGGGGCGGGAGCGGGAGTGCTGCGGCTTCGGGGGCACCTTCGCCGTGCGGCATCCGGAGATCTCGGGGTCCATGGCCTGCGACAAGGCCGACGACGCGGTGGCCACGGGGGCCAGCCGGGTGCTCAGCACGGACGGCGGATGCCTCCTCAACGTCCAGGGCGCCCTGGAGGCCAAGGGCGAGGCCCTCCGGGTCCAGCACATCGCCGAATTCCTCTGGGAGCGCACCCATGCACGCTGA
- a CDS encoding LutB/LldF family L-lactate oxidation iron-sulfur protein: protein MHAETGFRESAAQALGDPQIRANFRRAMDGLMAKRAAQFPDPEDFQAMRHLGTAIRARSLLKLPALLEQLEASCLRNGIQVHWARTCEEGNELILGLLQARGATRLVKGKSMVSEEMGLNHFLEAHGVEALESDLGEYIIQLDQETPSHIIMPAIHKNKTQIARQFSQKIKDAKYTEDVDELTALARKVLRRKFFEADAGLSGVNFAVADTGTLCLVENEGNGRMSTHVPPLHIAVMGLEKVVETLEDVAPLYALLTRSATGQAVSTYLNLIRGPRGPGELDGPREVHLVILDNGRSRIYADPQLRATLRCIRCGACMNHCPVYTRVGGHAFQAVYPGPIGTILTPQMEGVGVRHELLHGSSLCGACAEVCPVEIPIPEIIVRLRREATHRDAASAVEGRGTGRTATEDLAWRLWAAVLSRPRVYRLAAWCATRFRRLIPGGLPLLKAWTLSRAKPVPARRSLQERVREEGLPHG from the coding sequence ATGCACGCTGAGACGGGCTTCCGGGAATCCGCCGCCCAGGCCCTGGGCGACCCCCAGATCCGGGCCAACTTCCGCCGGGCCATGGACGGCCTCATGGCCAAGCGGGCCGCACAGTTCCCCGACCCCGAGGACTTCCAGGCCATGCGCCACCTGGGCACGGCCATCCGCGCCCGGAGCCTGCTGAAGCTGCCCGCACTGCTGGAGCAGCTGGAGGCCAGCTGCCTGCGCAACGGGATCCAGGTGCACTGGGCCCGCACCTGCGAAGAGGGCAACGAGCTGATCCTGGGGCTGCTGCAGGCCCGGGGGGCCACCCGGCTGGTCAAGGGCAAATCCATGGTGTCGGAGGAGATGGGGCTCAACCACTTCCTGGAGGCCCATGGCGTGGAGGCCCTGGAATCGGACCTGGGGGAGTACATCATCCAGCTGGACCAGGAGACGCCGAGCCACATCATCATGCCGGCCATCCACAAGAACAAGACGCAGATCGCCCGGCAGTTCAGCCAGAAGATCAAGGACGCGAAGTACACCGAGGACGTGGACGAGCTCACCGCCCTGGCGCGCAAGGTGCTGCGCCGGAAGTTCTTCGAGGCCGACGCAGGGCTCTCCGGCGTGAATTTCGCCGTGGCGGACACCGGGACCCTCTGCCTCGTGGAGAACGAGGGCAACGGGCGCATGAGCACCCACGTGCCGCCCCTGCACATCGCCGTCATGGGCCTTGAGAAGGTGGTGGAGACCCTGGAGGACGTGGCGCCCCTCTACGCCCTCCTCACGCGCTCGGCGACGGGCCAGGCCGTGAGCACCTACCTCAACCTCATCCGCGGTCCCCGGGGCCCCGGGGAGCTGGACGGCCCCCGGGAGGTGCACCTGGTGATCCTGGACAACGGCCGCTCCCGCATCTACGCCGATCCCCAGCTTCGCGCGACCCTGCGCTGCATCCGCTGCGGGGCGTGCATGAACCACTGCCCGGTGTACACGCGGGTGGGGGGCCACGCCTTCCAGGCGGTGTACCCCGGCCCCATCGGCACCATCCTCACCCCCCAGATGGAGGGGGTGGGCGTCCGCCATGAACTGCTGCACGGCTCGAGCCTCTGCGGCGCGTGCGCCGAGGTGTGCCCGGTGGAGATCCCCATCCCCGAGATCATCGTCCGCCTCCGGCGGGAGGCCACCCACCGGGACGCCGCCTCCGCCGTGGAGGGCCGGGGAACGGGGCGGACCGCGACCGAGGACCTGGCCTGGCGCCTGTGGGCCGCCGTGCTCTCCCGGCCCCGGGTCTACCGGCTCGCGGCCTGGTGCGCCACCCGGTTCCGCCGCCTGATCCCCGGCGGCCTGCCCCTGCTCAAGGCCTGGACCCTGTCCCGGGCCAAGCCGGTGCCCGCCCGGCGCTCCCTGCAGGAACGCGTCCGAGAGGAGGGACTCCCCCATGGCTGA
- a CDS encoding LUD domain-containing protein: MADARAEILERLRAGGGGEAVPLPDTAVLARRTWAPAERMARLRRGMEAVHTEFLEAAPGQWPGVVLGFCRDEGFANLLYGPRCAAGQALAAAWTPRDPELIPYQDPVESFKATLFDGVAAGFTTALAGVAETGGLLLEPGPEEPRLLSLVPPVHIALLLASAIEDTLWSAMRTRGWGKGTARNSLLISGPSKTADIEQTLAYGVHGPKRLVVVLVNNL; this comes from the coding sequence ATGGCTGACGCCCGCGCCGAGATCCTGGAACGCCTCCGCGCCGGTGGGGGCGGAGAGGCCGTCCCCCTGCCCGACACCGCCGTCCTGGCCCGACGCACCTGGGCGCCCGCGGAACGGATGGCCCGGCTTCGCCGGGGCATGGAGGCCGTGCACACGGAGTTCCTGGAGGCCGCTCCGGGCCAGTGGCCCGGCGTGGTGCTGGGCTTCTGCCGGGACGAGGGCTTCGCCAACCTGCTCTATGGACCCCGATGCGCCGCCGGGCAGGCCCTGGCTGCCGCATGGACGCCCCGGGACCCGGAGCTGATCCCCTACCAGGACCCCGTGGAGTCCTTCAAGGCGACCCTATTCGACGGGGTGGCGGCCGGCTTCACCACGGCCCTGGCGGGGGTGGCGGAGACCGGCGGCCTGCTGCTTGAACCCGGCCCCGAGGAGCCGCGCCTCCTCTCCCTGGTCCCTCCGGTGCACATCGCCCTGCTCCTGGCCTCGGCCATCGAGGACACCCTCTGGTCCGCCATGCGGACCCGCGGCTGGGGCAAGGGCACCGCCCGCAATTCCCTGCTCATCTCCGGCCCCAGCAAGACCGCGGACATCGAGCAGACCCTGGCCTACGGGGTGCACGGACCCAAGCGCCTCGTCGTCGTGCTGGTGAACAACCTATAG
- a CDS encoding FadR/GntR family transcriptional regulator, with protein MAIEFTPVKTKRIYEEIADQIQQLISGGALKPGDKLMSERELADKLQVSRVSVREAIRSLEMLGFIEIRHGEGTFIRDASANEVIRPLAMFLAVERGSLLDMFEVRRIFETATSALAAERATDEEIEQIGMLLEKMKDRIRQGDSEKGEEYDGAYHYAVAEATHNNLLIKLLRTVHEEWSKAVSAGSQQLLLDTPNNAQKIIDQHTRVFEAIKAHDAETASRAMLEHVTFAEREIRKRL; from the coding sequence GTGGCCATCGAATTCACTCCCGTAAAGACCAAGCGCATATATGAAGAGATCGCCGACCAGATCCAGCAGCTCATATCCGGCGGGGCGCTGAAGCCCGGAGACAAGCTGATGTCCGAACGGGAACTGGCCGACAAGCTCCAGGTGAGCCGCGTATCCGTGCGCGAGGCCATCCGGTCCCTGGAGATGCTGGGGTTCATCGAGATCCGCCACGGCGAGGGCACCTTCATCCGGGATGCGTCGGCCAACGAGGTGATCCGCCCCCTGGCCATGTTCCTGGCGGTGGAACGCGGTTCGCTCCTCGACATGTTCGAGGTGCGGCGCATCTTCGAGACCGCCACTTCTGCGCTGGCCGCGGAACGCGCCACGGACGAGGAGATCGAGCAGATAGGAATGCTCCTTGAAAAGATGAAGGATCGCATCCGGCAGGGAGACTCTGAAAAAGGAGAGGAATATGATGGAGCCTACCACTATGCGGTGGCGGAGGCGACCCATAACAATCTTTTGATCAAACTACTTCGCACCGTCCATGAGGAATGGAGCAAGGCGGTGTCGGCCGGAAGCCAGCAGCTGCTCCTGGACACCCCCAACAACGCCCAGAAGATCATCGACCAGCACACCCGGGTCTTCGAGGCGATCAAGGCCCACGATGCCGAGACGGCCTCCAGGGCCATGCTGGAGCACGTGACCTTCGCCGAGCGCGAGATCCGCAAGCGCCTATAG
- a CDS encoding L-lactate permease encodes MNWTQVYSPVMGNIFLSALVAALPVFVLLGLLAFWHVKAHISALLGLATALLVSIFVYHMPAKLAGMAAVNGALYGLLPIGWIVLNAIFIYDITVKSGDFEVVKHSIAGIAADRRIQALLIAFSFGAFIEGAAGFGTPVAISAAMLIGLGFRPLQAAGLALIGNTAPVAYGALGSPLIALAGVTGLPLELLSAAAGRILPIFSLVVPFWIIWTMAGRKAMMEVWPACLTAGASFAVCQFLVSNYHGPWLVDIAGAIISMVCTVILLKFWQPKTLWRYEHEREEAHAEIPDQSTGKVVKAWMPWVFLSLFVFAWGTPQVKTFLNGGTKAAPNFLYGISKLDYPMPLLHMAVTKTPPVVAKPAKEAAVYTLNWLSATGTSLMLAGIAGGLLLGFGPWQLLKIWGNTVKRVRISLLTIAAMLALGFCTKSAGLDATMGLAFAATGAVFPFFSAMLGWLGVALTGSDTSSNVLFGGLQKITAQQLGLNPMLTAAANTCGGVMGKMIDAQSLVVASVATHQEGQEGTILRYVFWHSIVLAALVGIVIMLYAKVLPSSWMPTAPAPAPVVTVAAPAPAVAAPVATPVK; translated from the coding sequence ATGAATTGGACTCAGGTGTACTCGCCCGTAATGGGCAACATCTTCTTGTCGGCCCTCGTGGCCGCCCTGCCCGTGTTCGTGCTCCTGGGCCTGCTGGCCTTCTGGCACGTGAAGGCACATATTTCGGCCCTTCTGGGCCTCGCCACCGCGCTCCTGGTGTCGATCTTCGTCTACCACATGCCCGCCAAGCTCGCGGGCATGGCCGCGGTGAACGGCGCCCTGTACGGGCTGCTGCCCATCGGCTGGATCGTGCTGAACGCCATCTTCATCTATGACATCACCGTGAAATCCGGTGATTTCGAGGTGGTGAAGCACTCCATCGCCGGGATCGCGGCCGACCGCCGCATCCAGGCCCTGCTCATCGCCTTCAGCTTCGGTGCCTTCATCGAAGGCGCCGCGGGCTTCGGCACCCCGGTGGCCATCTCGGCGGCCATGCTCATCGGCCTCGGGTTCCGGCCCCTCCAGGCCGCCGGCCTCGCCCTCATCGGCAACACGGCCCCCGTCGCCTACGGCGCCCTGGGTTCCCCCCTCATCGCCCTCGCCGGCGTGACGGGTCTGCCCCTGGAACTGCTCAGCGCCGCCGCGGGCCGCATCCTGCCCATCTTCTCCCTGGTCGTGCCCTTCTGGATCATCTGGACCATGGCCGGCCGCAAAGCCATGATGGAAGTCTGGCCCGCCTGCCTCACCGCCGGTGCCTCCTTCGCCGTCTGCCAGTTCCTCGTCAGCAACTACCACGGCCCCTGGCTGGTGGACATCGCCGGCGCCATCATCTCCATGGTCTGCACGGTCATCCTCCTCAAGTTCTGGCAGCCCAAGACCCTCTGGCGCTACGAGCATGAGCGCGAGGAAGCCCACGCCGAGATCCCCGACCAGTCCACCGGCAAGGTCGTCAAGGCCTGGATGCCCTGGGTCTTCCTGTCCCTGTTCGTGTTCGCCTGGGGCACCCCCCAGGTCAAGACCTTCCTGAACGGCGGCACCAAGGCCGCTCCCAACTTCCTCTACGGCATCTCCAAGCTCGACTACCCGATGCCCCTGCTCCACATGGCCGTCACCAAGACCCCGCCGGTCGTCGCCAAGCCCGCCAAGGAAGCCGCCGTCTACACCCTGAACTGGCTCTCCGCCACCGGCACCAGCCTCATGCTGGCCGGCATCGCGGGCGGCCTCCTCCTGGGCTTCGGCCCCTGGCAGCTCCTGAAGATCTGGGGCAACACCGTCAAGCGCGTCCGCATCTCCCTGCTCACCATCGCCGCCATGCTGGCGCTGGGCTTCTGCACCAAGTCCGCGGGCCTGGACGCCACCATGGGCCTGGCCTTCGCCGCCACGGGCGCCGTCTTCCCCTTCTTCAGCGCCATGCTGGGCTGGCTGGGCGTGGCCCTCACCGGTTCCGACACCTCCTCCAACGTGCTCTTCGGCGGCCTGCAGAAGATCACCGCGCAGCAGCTGGGCCTCAACCCGATGCTCACGGCCGCGGCCAACACCTGCGGCGGCGTCATGGGCAAGATGATCGACGCCCAGAGCCTCGTCGTGGCTTCCGTCGCCACCCACCAGGAAGGCCAGGAAGGCACGATCCTCCGCTACGTCTTCTGGCACAGCATCGTGCTGGCGGCCCTCGTGGGCATCGTGATCATGCTCTACGCCAAGGTGCTCCCCTCCAGCTGGATGCCCACCGCCCCGGCGCCGGCTCCCGTCGTCACCGTCGCCGCCCCGGCTCCCGCCGTGGCAGCTCCCGTCGCGACGCCCGTCAAGTAG